The DNA segment GTCATGGGGGGCGACGCCGCCGTTCCGGACCTCGTCGGCGCGGGGTTCCTGCCGGCGCGGGACGGCGCGGTCGGCGGCGTCGAACTCGCACCCGGGGAGTCGGGCGCGTACTCGGGGGCCTACCTCCCGCTCACATCGTTCCGGGGCCTCGGCTGGCGCGTTGCGGCGGTCGAGCCGGAGAGCGCCACGGTGCGTGACACGTGGGTCGCGCTCGTGCCGGGCGCCGTCGCCATGCTCGTGGTCGGCGTCGTGCTCGCGGCGCTCACGTTCGCCGCCGCGCGCCGTCTGGTCCGTCCGCTGCGCGAGCTGGAAGCGCGGTCCCGCAAGGCGGTCGATGGCGCGTTCGTCCGCGCGCTGCCGGTGGCGCGCGACGACGAGGTCGGCCGCTTCACGGCCGCGTTCAACGCGCTGATCCTGCGGCTCAACGCGCTGCACGACGTGTCCGACCTCATGGCGGGCGCCTCGCGTACCGAGCAGGTGCTCGACGCGACCCTCTCGGCGCTGCGTCACATCGCCCCGTCCGCGTGTGCCGCGGTGTACCTGCACGACACGGCGCGGCACCGCCTCGTGCTCGCCCGCAGTTCGGACCACTCGCTCGAGGAGGGCGCAGCGCTTCCCGACGACGCGCGCGCATGGCTCACGGACGGCGCCTCGGGACAGGGGCCGTCGTGCCCCACGCGCCCCGCGCGCGAGAGCAAGGTGCCGGGCCTCGGCCGGCTCGTCGCGGGCGGGCCCGGAGGTGGCGTGGTGATCCCGCTCGCGTACGGGCCCGAGCACCTCGGCGCGGTCGTGCTGCAGCAGGACATTCGGGAGTTGACCGAGGCCGAGATCGAGATGGTGCGTACGTTCGCCGGTCAGGTGGCCGTCGCGCTGCGCACCGCTCGTCTCTTCGAGCTCGAGCAGGCGTCCCGTCGCGAGGCCGAGGTCCTGCGCGCGGTGGCGGAACGGCTGGCGAGTCCCGGGGACCTTGCCGAGGCGCTCGACGCGGTGGCTGCGATCTCCGGCGCGCTGCTCGGGTCGTTCCGCAACGGTGTCTGCGTCCGCGACCCGGAATCGTTCGGTCTGCGGGAACGGGGCTTCTCGCCCGGCTGGATCGGGGTGTGGGACGCGGTCGCCGAGTCCGGCGCGGGCGAGGCGGACGCGCCGCTGCTCGTCGCCGACGTGGCGGAGGTCCCGTCCGCTGCCGCCATGGCCGAGGGGTCGGGCATCGCCGCGGTCATCCTCGTTCCGCTCCTGCGTGATTCCGCGGTCACCGGCCTGCTCGTGTACGAGTTCGCGTCGCTCCCTGACGAGGAGGCGACCGGCAGCGCGGCGCTCGCGGGCGCGGTCGGCCAGCAGGTCTCGCTCGCACTGGAGAACGCGTTCCAGTTCGAGCAGGCGCACCGGCGCGCCGGGAGCCTCGAGACGGTCTTCCGCATCACCCAGACGGTCTCGAGCTCGCTGCAGACCAAGGTCGTGCTGAACCGCGTGCTCGACGTGGTCCAGAAGATCTTCGAGGCCGACGCCGTCTCGCTCATGACGTATGACGCCGCGAAGAAGGTGCTCGCCACGGCGATGGCGAGGGGGCTCGTCAGCCAGGACATGCTCTATCTGGAGGTCCGGCGCGGGGAG comes from the Actinomycetota bacterium genome and includes:
- a CDS encoding GAF domain-containing protein, which translates into the protein VMGGDAAVPDLVGAGFLPARDGAVGGVELAPGESGAYSGAYLPLTSFRGLGWRVAAVEPESATVRDTWVALVPGAVAMLVVGVVLAALTFAAARRLVRPLRELEARSRKAVDGAFVRALPVARDDEVGRFTAAFNALILRLNALHDVSDLMAGASRTEQVLDATLSALRHIAPSACAAVYLHDTARHRLVLARSSDHSLEEGAALPDDARAWLTDGASGQGPSCPTRPARESKVPGLGRLVAGGPGGGVVIPLAYGPEHLGAVVLQQDIRELTEAEIEMVRTFAGQVAVALRTARLFELEQASRREAEVLRAVAERLASPGDLAEALDAVAAISGALLGSFRNGVCVRDPESFGLRERGFSPGWIGVWDAVAESGAGEADAPLLVADVAEVPSAAAMAEGSGIAAVILVPLLRDSAVTGLLVYEFASLPDEEATGSAALAGAVGQQVSLALENAFQFEQAHRRAGSLETVFRITQTVSSSLQTKVVLNRVLDVVQKIFEADAVSLMTYDAAKKVLATAMARGLVSQDMLYLEVRRGEDVPGRAFETQQPVRLGAMDAFSSDLLVCAAASHGLSSLMCAPLLARGRSIGVITVFSKVPDAYDRESMELLLTFGSQAALAIDAAQMYGREHSVASALQTSLLPGRLPEVPGLELASEYRAASTEAEIGGDYYDVFLAPDGRVVLAMGDVCGKGIAAAAKTSMIKYGVRSLIATGMSPGATLATLNGMFRDGGSSTDIVTVWLGLIDVADGRLVYANGGHPSALVRTVEPSGFERLSPTGPLLGAVPGAAYEDCTVTVPEGGSLLLYTDGVTEARNGNRFFGEGRLRRAMKVGHGSAEVVRALMQSLERFAPDGLRDDVAVLAARRVREGEAPAAAGPDV